One region of Bacillus pumilus genomic DNA includes:
- a CDS encoding WXG100 family type VII secretion target, whose amino-acid sequence MSGIIRVTPEELRATAKQYGVESQEVLNQVDRLNRMISDLKGMWEGASSEAFADQYEQLKPSFIKMSDLLTDVSNQLDQTANTLESTDQDIASQIRG is encoded by the coding sequence ATGTCAGGAATTATTCGCGTAACCCCAGAAGAACTAAGAGCGACCGCTAAGCAATATGGTGTTGAAAGTCAAGAAGTGTTAAACCAAGTTGATCGTCTAAATAGAATGATCTCAGATTTAAAAGGAATGTGGGAAGGTGCTTCTAGTGAAGCATTTGCTGATCAATACGAGCAGTTAAAGCCTTCATTCATCAAAATGTCTGATCTATTAACAGATGTCAGCAATCAGCTTGATCAAACGGCAAATACACTTGAAAGCACTGACCAAGACATCGCTAGCCAAATCCGCGGCTAA
- the essB gene encoding type VII secretion protein EssB: MADKKSSYLEEQLEAVMKKEGVTYSFIFQRETIKLLDGLEAAPIKDINPSFKKEIQLTEDEVIISIQPPPAYQEFRFIHAKDEKSKWIFSYQLVDAVCKHDVKRLHPIVSPENIVFHQGLAPAFLHYGVKESIPPYETDEHRLLKEVKAVILRVVDHEYQFQEYVAYSETLKLSELAKEISETQSLEELSALIQQKIEAIETKEKTLLTIPKKKWKVERYIGLGLLVLLIPALVYTIYTFFFAMPKQEAYVEANKYYLNKQYSQVVDTLEKYSANQMPVSLQYELAISYVQTNQGNLLLDQHKKEITDTYTLQTDPQYFLFWIHIGQGNSKEALDIARVLGDDRYIFTALVAYRNDIQNDDSLSAEEKQKQLDPIIKEMAKYEEKETTETSTNDSSGASQTDETAEQKEQSKADQEKKEKESEAKKKTSQTKKDEKK, encoded by the coding sequence ATGGCAGATAAAAAGAGTTCCTATTTAGAAGAACAATTAGAAGCAGTGATGAAAAAAGAGGGCGTAACCTACAGCTTCATTTTTCAAAGAGAGACCATTAAACTCTTAGACGGTTTAGAAGCGGCACCGATCAAAGACATCAACCCTTCATTCAAAAAAGAGATTCAATTAACTGAAGATGAGGTCATTATTTCGATTCAACCGCCTCCTGCCTATCAGGAATTTCGTTTCATCCATGCGAAGGATGAAAAAAGCAAATGGATTTTTTCATACCAGCTTGTCGATGCAGTGTGCAAACACGACGTGAAGCGGCTGCATCCTATTGTTTCTCCTGAAAACATTGTTTTTCATCAAGGCTTAGCTCCTGCATTTTTGCATTACGGCGTCAAAGAAAGCATCCCGCCATATGAAACGGATGAGCATCGTCTGTTAAAAGAGGTCAAAGCCGTCATTCTTCGAGTGGTAGACCATGAATATCAGTTTCAAGAATATGTGGCTTACAGCGAGACACTGAAATTATCTGAACTGGCAAAAGAGATCAGCGAAACGCAGTCTCTGGAAGAATTGTCTGCCCTGATTCAGCAAAAGATCGAAGCGATTGAAACGAAAGAGAAAACGCTATTGACCATTCCGAAAAAGAAATGGAAGGTCGAACGATATATCGGACTAGGTCTGCTTGTCCTATTAATCCCTGCATTGGTGTACACCATTTACACCTTCTTTTTTGCGATGCCGAAACAAGAAGCGTATGTCGAGGCAAACAAATATTATCTCAACAAACAGTACAGCCAAGTGGTGGATACGTTAGAAAAATATTCAGCCAATCAAATGCCGGTCTCTCTTCAATATGAACTGGCCATTTCGTATGTACAAACAAATCAAGGCAACCTGTTACTCGATCAGCATAAAAAAGAAATCACAGATACATACACATTACAGACTGATCCGCAATATTTCCTTTTCTGGATTCATATTGGGCAAGGCAATAGCAAGGAAGCACTTGATATTGCACGGGTACTTGGAGACGACCGGTACATATTTACGGCACTCGTCGCCTACCGCAACGACATTCAAAACGATGACAGTCTTTCTGCGGAAGAAAAACAAAAACAGCTAGATCCGATCATTAAGGAAATGGCGAAATATGAAGAAAAAGAAACAACGGAGACAAGCACCAATGACTCCTCGGGCGCAAGTCAAACAGATGAAACAGCTGAACAAAAAGAGCAGTCAAAAGCCGATCAAGAGAAAAAAGAGAAAGAATCTGAAGCGAAAAAGAAAACCTCTCAGACGAAAAAAGATGAGAAAAAATAA
- a CDS encoding EsaB/YukD family protein yields MYIDITIDLKNYDGSVFDLRLSNYLHIKQVIHIAWQAKQISLPKREGGWVRVVNKKAVFSGEYKLSDCGITTGDRLEIL; encoded by the coding sequence GTGTATATCGATATTACCATCGACTTAAAAAATTATGATGGCAGTGTGTTTGATTTGAGACTATCAAATTATTTACATATTAAACAAGTCATCCATATCGCCTGGCAGGCAAAACAAATCTCACTTCCTAAGCGAGAAGGCGGCTGGGTGCGAGTAGTCAATAAGAAAGCTGTGTTTTCAGGCGAATATAAGCTGTCAGACTGTGGAATCACCACAGGAGACAGGCTGGAAATACTATGA